A portion of the Pseudorasbora parva isolate DD20220531a chromosome 1, ASM2467924v1, whole genome shotgun sequence genome contains these proteins:
- the LOC137045271 gene encoding probable serine/threonine-protein kinase irlE isoform X1 encodes MAFQIQVPFPVQVPALPRKTDPIIQCIIDNKLKRQLIRGKLIRGRDINGLYSSEVWNDDITPLTAAVICRNEKICCYLLEESADPNKHSTNGQTPLHYAALTTGVPLSIVGRLLAAKANPDGHGLQIFTPLQCAVKNGREDIVKALIEAGASPVRNFGLNLELDKQVERMICQLSSQSEVFDKVRIFFSFSCDVRRKKQTEVYRDYKEHFFQENPFDHLIYFEHYFNVIGQSEEQYRQSAIKWLKDTKSADRYIEGLIQRFPKIPRDHWPVALNCLYAALCVSESISSQVFSELVPILTNSLQPFGIAQGERVNHLILKTLNVMMQKMSEQKLSTNNSVYEKLCKSLLPLTHPDYSSLIGMWTYGLFANINDFAPELVTLSGLSHVPEMILNTAEIEMDGVMKKKLQRMDQSLRPPAGSIAVDSLCEETAALSTNRKKKKKKKKKIQLKVGSQEGELQDKEEPYPGTVKSIEESNLSVQPFTPSAENPNISKRWVQTSRRWRPKLEKLANMDISNNKLGNLTLVPSDEFRIAKGSDGTEVFLGLRDDGTEVAVKRMIKSNYQVLKNEEEFLRLPQLDSPSIVRYVDFTEVADFGYLVLQLCEYTLEEYIEEHLPDDSTERSLVLKKLVKEVLCSLQVLHHPQTKILHRDIKPQNVLIDINGKARLADFGISRRLNLSQTTLRTSIAGTRCWKAKEAIDEEATTGYKRSSDIQVVLFLEVNNKVAGMLVYYILSRGHHPFGKGPFCEVNILQGKYSLEHLDDDVAKDLVEWMINENPNNRPTVEQTLAHPFFWTDERRVEYLKKLGNQKEAENCRNVDEELLQAIEQYTEGKSFSQWKTKLPSELVQKLDGKKKSYPENTLGLLRFIRNLHEHYPEDAESIHLMDSFPDLFGSVFRFTKQSGWNSRASLKKFFSSVPQI; translated from the exons ATGGCATTCCAGATCCAAGTACCATTTCCAGTTCAAGTTCCAGCATTACCTAGAAAAACAGATCCCATAATTCAATGCATCATAGACAATAAATTAAAGAGACAATTAATAAGAGGCAAATTAATAAGAGGCAGAGATATTAATGGTTTGTACTCTTCTGAAGTCTGGAATGATGATATTACACcattaacagcagcagtaatatgCAGAAATGAAAAAATCTGCTGCTATCTACTTGAAGAGTCGGCTGATCCAAACAAACACTCAACAAATGGACAAACTCCTCTACATTACGCTGCTTTAACAACTGGAGTTCCACTAAGTATTGTGGGAAGATTACTTGCAGCAAAAGCTAACCCAGATGGACATGGATTACAAATTTTTACTCCATTGCAGTGTGCTGTTAAAAATGGTCGTGAGGACATTGTGAAAGCACTTATAGAGGCTGGAGCTTCACCTGTAAGGAACTTTGGGCTGAATCTGGAGCTTGATAAACAGGTAGAGAGAATGATTTGTCAGTTATCTTCACAAAGTGAAGTGTTTGACAAAGTGcgtatatttttctctttttcttgtgATGTACGAAGAAAAAAACAGACAGAAGTTTACAGAGACTATAAGGAACATTTCTTTCAAGAGAACCCTTTTGatcatttgatttattttgagcACTACTTTAATGTCATTGGTCAAAGTGAAGAGCAGTACCGTCAGAGCGCCATAAAGTGGTTAAAAGACACAAAGAGTGCAGACAGATACATTGAGGGACTCATCCAGCGCTTTCCAAAAATCCCTCGTGACCATTGGCCGGTTGCACTGAACTGCTTATATGCTGCTTTGTGTGTCAGTGAAAGCATCTCTTCTCAGGTATTCAGTGAGCTTGTGCCAATTCTAACAAACAGTCTTCAGCCATTTGGAATTGCACAAGGAGAAAGAGTCAATCATCTGATACTAAAGACACTCAATGTCATGATGCAGAAGATGTCTGAGCAAAAACTGAGTACAAACAATTCTGTCTATGAGAAGTTATGCAAAAGTCTACTGCCTCTCACACATCCTGATTATTCAAGTCTAATTGGAATGTGGACATATGGACTGTTCGCCAATATAAATGACTTTGCTCCTGAACTTGTTACATTGTCTGGATTGTCTCATGTCCCAGAGATGATACTTAACACCGCAGAGATAGAGATGGATGGagtcatgaaaaaaaaactgcaaaggATGGATCAATCTCTGAGACCTCCAGCAGGTTCAATTGCAGTGGATAGTTTATGTGAGGAGACTGCTGCTCTATCAACAAacaggaagaagaagaaaaagaagaagaaaaaaatccagcTAAAAGTGGGATCACAAGAAGGTGAGCTGCAGGATAAAGAGGAACCGTATCCAGGCACGGTAAAATCTATTGAGGAATCAAATTTAAGTGTTCAGCCATTCACACCTTCTGCTGAAAACCCAAATATCTCAAAAAGATGGGTTCAGACGAGCCGTCGTTGGAGGCCCAAGCTTGAGAAGCTAGCTAACATGGATATTAGCAATAATAAGCTGGGAAACCTTACTCTTGTACCTAGTGATGAATTTCGTATTGCTAAAGGAAGTGATGGAACAGAAGTTTTTCTTGGTTTGAGGGATGATGGCACAGAGGTGGCTGTGAAACGAATGATTAAATCTAATTACCAAGTCCTCAAAAATGAGGAGGAATTTCTACGACTTCCACAACTTGATAGTCCCTCCATTGTGCGATATGTGGACTTCACTGAAGTTGCAGATTTTGGATATCTTGTTCTTCAGCTTTGTGAGTACACACTGGAGGAATATATCGAAGAGCATTTACCAGATGATAGCACTGAGAGAAGTTTGGTTCTGAAGAAGCTGGTGAAGGAAGTTCTCTGCAGCTTACAGGTTTTACACCATCCACAGACCAAAATACTCCACCGGGACATCAAACCCCAGAATGTTCTGATTG ACATAAATGGAAAAGCTAGATTGGCTGATTTTGGCATAAGTCGTCGATTGAACCTAAGCCAAACGACTTTACGAACAAGCATTGCTGGAACTAGATGCTGGAAGGCAAAGGAGGCCATAGATGAGGAGGCCACCACTGGGTACAAGAGGAGCTCCGACATTCAGGTGGTACTCTTCTTAGAAGTCAACAATAAG GTTGCTGGGATGTTGGTGTACTACATTCTCTCTAGAGGACACCATCCATTTGGTAAAGGTCCATTTTGTGAAGTCAACATTCTACAAGGAAAATACTCTCTGGAACATCTGGATGATGATGTAGCGAAGGATCTCGTCGAGTGGATGATCAATGAAAATCCAAACAACAGACCAACTGTGGAGCAAACCCTTGCACATCCCTTCTTCTGGACTGATGAAAG GAGAGTGGAGTATTTGAAAAAATTGGGGAACCAGAAAGAGGCCGAGAACTGTCGTAATGTTGATGAGGAGCTCCTTCAAGCTATTGAACAATACACCGAGGGGAAAAGCTTTTCTCAATGGAAAACTAAA cTGCCATCTGAGCTTGTCCAGAAATTGGATGGTAAGAAGAAAAGCTATCCCGAGAACACACTAGGCCTGCTGCGATTTATACGTAACCTACACGAGCATTA
- the LOC137045271 gene encoding probable serine/threonine-protein kinase irlE isoform X2 gives MAFQIQVPFPVQVPALPRKTDPIIQCIIDNKLKRQLIRGKLIRGRDINGLYSSEVWNDDITPLTAAVICRNEKICCYLLEESADPNKHSTNGQTPLHYAALTTGVPLSIVGRLLAAKANPDGHGLQIFTPLQCAVKNGREDIVKALIEAGASPVRNFGLNLELDKQVERMICQLSSQSEVFDKVRIFFSFSCDVRRKKQTEVYRDYKEHFFQENPFDHLIYFEHYFNVIGQSEEQYRQSAIKWLKDTKSADRYIEGLIQRFPKIPRDHWPVALNCLYAALCVSESISSQVFSELVPILTNSLQPFGIAQGERVNHLILKTLNVMMQKMSEQKLSTNNSVYEKLCKSLLPLTHPDYSSLIGMWTYGLFANINDFAPELVTLSGLSHVPEMILNTAEIEMDGVMKKKLQRMDQSLRPPAGSIAVDSLCEETAALSTNRKKKKKKKKKIQLKVGSQEGELQDKEEPYPGTVKSIEESNLSVQPFTPSAENPNISKRWVQTSRRWRPKLEKLANMDISNNKLGNLTLVPSDEFRIAKGSDGTEVFLGLRDDGTEVAVKRMIKSNYQVLKNEEEFLRLPQLDSPSIVRYVDFTEVADFGYLVLQLCEYTLEEYIEEHLPDDSTERSLVLKKLVKEVLCSLQVLHHPQTKILHRDIKPQNVLIDINGKARLADFGISRRLNLSQTTLRTSIAGTRCWKAKEAIDEEATTGYKRSSDIQVAGMLVYYILSRGHHPFGKGPFCEVNILQGKYSLEHLDDDVAKDLVEWMINENPNNRPTVEQTLAHPFFWTDERRVEYLKKLGNQKEAENCRNVDEELLQAIEQYTEGKSFSQWKTKLPSELVQKLDGKKKSYPENTLGLLRFIRNLHEHYPEDAESIHLMDSFPDLFGSVFRFTKQSGWNSRASLKKFFSSVPQI, from the exons ATGGCATTCCAGATCCAAGTACCATTTCCAGTTCAAGTTCCAGCATTACCTAGAAAAACAGATCCCATAATTCAATGCATCATAGACAATAAATTAAAGAGACAATTAATAAGAGGCAAATTAATAAGAGGCAGAGATATTAATGGTTTGTACTCTTCTGAAGTCTGGAATGATGATATTACACcattaacagcagcagtaatatgCAGAAATGAAAAAATCTGCTGCTATCTACTTGAAGAGTCGGCTGATCCAAACAAACACTCAACAAATGGACAAACTCCTCTACATTACGCTGCTTTAACAACTGGAGTTCCACTAAGTATTGTGGGAAGATTACTTGCAGCAAAAGCTAACCCAGATGGACATGGATTACAAATTTTTACTCCATTGCAGTGTGCTGTTAAAAATGGTCGTGAGGACATTGTGAAAGCACTTATAGAGGCTGGAGCTTCACCTGTAAGGAACTTTGGGCTGAATCTGGAGCTTGATAAACAGGTAGAGAGAATGATTTGTCAGTTATCTTCACAAAGTGAAGTGTTTGACAAAGTGcgtatatttttctctttttcttgtgATGTACGAAGAAAAAAACAGACAGAAGTTTACAGAGACTATAAGGAACATTTCTTTCAAGAGAACCCTTTTGatcatttgatttattttgagcACTACTTTAATGTCATTGGTCAAAGTGAAGAGCAGTACCGTCAGAGCGCCATAAAGTGGTTAAAAGACACAAAGAGTGCAGACAGATACATTGAGGGACTCATCCAGCGCTTTCCAAAAATCCCTCGTGACCATTGGCCGGTTGCACTGAACTGCTTATATGCTGCTTTGTGTGTCAGTGAAAGCATCTCTTCTCAGGTATTCAGTGAGCTTGTGCCAATTCTAACAAACAGTCTTCAGCCATTTGGAATTGCACAAGGAGAAAGAGTCAATCATCTGATACTAAAGACACTCAATGTCATGATGCAGAAGATGTCTGAGCAAAAACTGAGTACAAACAATTCTGTCTATGAGAAGTTATGCAAAAGTCTACTGCCTCTCACACATCCTGATTATTCAAGTCTAATTGGAATGTGGACATATGGACTGTTCGCCAATATAAATGACTTTGCTCCTGAACTTGTTACATTGTCTGGATTGTCTCATGTCCCAGAGATGATACTTAACACCGCAGAGATAGAGATGGATGGagtcatgaaaaaaaaactgcaaaggATGGATCAATCTCTGAGACCTCCAGCAGGTTCAATTGCAGTGGATAGTTTATGTGAGGAGACTGCTGCTCTATCAACAAacaggaagaagaagaaaaagaagaagaaaaaaatccagcTAAAAGTGGGATCACAAGAAGGTGAGCTGCAGGATAAAGAGGAACCGTATCCAGGCACGGTAAAATCTATTGAGGAATCAAATTTAAGTGTTCAGCCATTCACACCTTCTGCTGAAAACCCAAATATCTCAAAAAGATGGGTTCAGACGAGCCGTCGTTGGAGGCCCAAGCTTGAGAAGCTAGCTAACATGGATATTAGCAATAATAAGCTGGGAAACCTTACTCTTGTACCTAGTGATGAATTTCGTATTGCTAAAGGAAGTGATGGAACAGAAGTTTTTCTTGGTTTGAGGGATGATGGCACAGAGGTGGCTGTGAAACGAATGATTAAATCTAATTACCAAGTCCTCAAAAATGAGGAGGAATTTCTACGACTTCCACAACTTGATAGTCCCTCCATTGTGCGATATGTGGACTTCACTGAAGTTGCAGATTTTGGATATCTTGTTCTTCAGCTTTGTGAGTACACACTGGAGGAATATATCGAAGAGCATTTACCAGATGATAGCACTGAGAGAAGTTTGGTTCTGAAGAAGCTGGTGAAGGAAGTTCTCTGCAGCTTACAGGTTTTACACCATCCACAGACCAAAATACTCCACCGGGACATCAAACCCCAGAATGTTCTGATTG ACATAAATGGAAAAGCTAGATTGGCTGATTTTGGCATAAGTCGTCGATTGAACCTAAGCCAAACGACTTTACGAACAAGCATTGCTGGAACTAGATGCTGGAAGGCAAAGGAGGCCATAGATGAGGAGGCCACCACTGGGTACAAGAGGAGCTCCGACATTCAG GTTGCTGGGATGTTGGTGTACTACATTCTCTCTAGAGGACACCATCCATTTGGTAAAGGTCCATTTTGTGAAGTCAACATTCTACAAGGAAAATACTCTCTGGAACATCTGGATGATGATGTAGCGAAGGATCTCGTCGAGTGGATGATCAATGAAAATCCAAACAACAGACCAACTGTGGAGCAAACCCTTGCACATCCCTTCTTCTGGACTGATGAAAG GAGAGTGGAGTATTTGAAAAAATTGGGGAACCAGAAAGAGGCCGAGAACTGTCGTAATGTTGATGAGGAGCTCCTTCAAGCTATTGAACAATACACCGAGGGGAAAAGCTTTTCTCAATGGAAAACTAAA cTGCCATCTGAGCTTGTCCAGAAATTGGATGGTAAGAAGAAAAGCTATCCCGAGAACACACTAGGCCTGCTGCGATTTATACGTAACCTACACGAGCATTA